One Methylobacterium sp. 77 DNA window includes the following coding sequences:
- a CDS encoding SDR family oxidoreductase, with the protein MTETRKNALIVGASRGLGLGLVETFLKRGWAVTATQRSPSKGLAALTSETLTVETADIDDDSAVAALHERLSDQRYDLIFVVAGVATQAHDPAHDVPRDVAAQVYLTNAISPIRFAELFRDRLAGNGLMAFMSSVLGSVSLNDSGGWETYRASKAALNTLAISFEIRHREEGFGVALIHPGWVRTEMGGEDADIDIETSVTGMADILERQIGKAGIAYLDYTGETLTW; encoded by the coding sequence ATGACCGAGACACGCAAGAACGCACTGATCGTCGGAGCCTCGCGCGGCCTGGGGCTCGGGTTGGTGGAGACGTTCCTGAAACGCGGCTGGGCTGTGACCGCGACGCAGCGCTCCCCGTCCAAGGGATTGGCGGCCCTGACATCGGAGACGCTCACCGTCGAGACCGCCGATATCGACGATGACAGCGCGGTCGCCGCTCTCCATGAGCGGCTCTCGGACCAACGCTACGACCTGATCTTCGTGGTGGCCGGCGTGGCGACCCAGGCGCACGACCCCGCCCATGACGTCCCTCGGGATGTCGCCGCCCAGGTCTACCTGACGAACGCGATCAGCCCGATCCGCTTTGCCGAACTGTTCCGTGACCGGCTGGCGGGCAACGGCCTCATGGCCTTCATGAGTTCCGTCCTCGGCAGCGTCTCGCTGAACGACAGCGGGGGCTGGGAGACCTACCGGGCGAGCAAGGCGGCGCTGAACACGTTGGCGATCAGCTTCGAGATCCGTCACCGCGAGGAGGGTTTCGGCGTCGCCCTGATCCATCCCGGCTGGGTCCGCACCGAGATGGGCGGCGAGGACGCCGATATCGACATCGAAACCAGCGTTACCGGGATGGCCGACATCCTCGAACGGCAAATCGGCAAGGCCGGCATCGCCTATCTCGATTACACCGGCGAAACCTTGACCTGGTGA
- a CDS encoding MgtC/SapB family protein, with the protein MTSLLASPLPEFVNSAISLIVAFALGTMIGAERQYRQRTAGLRTNVLVAVGAAAFVDLGMRLEGARGAVGTVAYVISGVGFLGAGVIMKEGMNVRGLNTAATLWCSAAVGAFAGADFPLEAWFVTAAILSGNTLLRPLVNAINRVPIDESQTEATYEVQVTVQADHAGPARDLLVERLEAAHYPVGGIEVVERGEDMVEVVATLVATAVDSVELDAVVTGLERDGRISHATWSVQTAD; encoded by the coding sequence ATGACCTCGCTTCTCGCCTCGCCGCTTCCCGAATTCGTCAACTCCGCCATCAGCCTCATCGTGGCTTTCGCCCTCGGCACGATGATCGGTGCCGAGCGGCAATACCGCCAGCGCACGGCGGGCCTGCGCACCAACGTCCTGGTGGCCGTCGGCGCGGCGGCCTTCGTCGATCTCGGCATGCGGCTCGAAGGAGCCCGCGGTGCGGTGGGGACCGTCGCCTACGTAATCTCGGGCGTCGGGTTCCTCGGGGCCGGCGTCATCATGAAGGAAGGCATGAACGTGCGCGGCCTCAACACCGCCGCCACGCTCTGGTGCTCGGCGGCCGTGGGAGCCTTTGCCGGCGCCGATTTCCCCCTGGAGGCCTGGTTCGTTACCGCGGCCATCCTGTCCGGCAACACGTTGCTGCGGCCCCTGGTCAACGCCATCAACCGCGTCCCCATCGACGAGAGCCAGACCGAAGCCACCTATGAGGTGCAGGTCACGGTGCAGGCCGACCATGCCGGCCCCGCCCGCGACCTCCTCGTCGAACGGCTGGAGGCCGCGCATTATCCCGTTGGCGGCATCGAGGTGGTGGAGCGCGGCGAGGATATGGTGGAGGTGGTCGCGACCCTGGTGGCGACGGCGGTGGACTCCGTCGAACTCGACGCCGTGGTCACCGGGCTGGAACGCGACGGACGGATCAGTCACGCGACCTGGTCGGTGCAGACGGCCGATTGA
- a CDS encoding alpha/beta hydrolase yields the protein MSADLFPGFSADWIDLPEGRFFARSGGAEDAPPLILLHGFPQTHACWHRIAPALTETHRVICLDLKGYGWSGAPKGDSSHETYSKRRMGRDVVAIMERLGHVRFGLVGHDRGARVGYRLALDEPGRIERLALLDILPTLVQWERIEGDGDVSAHWVSLARPAPGPEEEIGRDPVAYFEGLLRRWSNAKSLDPFAPAALKLYRENWNVPERIHAFCEDYRAGATRDREADLDDLSAGKTLSCPTLILTGDGYLDHTHESPLAAWQRTFAPKAISAEITSGHFLAEENPSATLEALLGFLNG from the coding sequence GTGAGTGCAGATCTCTTTCCCGGTTTCAGCGCCGACTGGATCGACCTTCCGGAAGGTCGCTTCTTTGCCCGAAGCGGAGGCGCGGAGGATGCCCCGCCCCTGATCCTGCTGCACGGCTTTCCGCAGACCCATGCCTGCTGGCACCGCATCGCACCGGCGCTCACCGAGACCCACCGCGTCATATGCCTCGATCTCAAGGGCTATGGCTGGTCAGGGGCGCCGAAGGGCGATTCCAGCCACGAGACCTATTCCAAGCGCCGCATGGGCCGGGACGTGGTGGCGATCATGGAGCGTCTCGGCCATGTCCGCTTCGGACTCGTCGGCCACGATCGCGGCGCGCGGGTCGGCTACCGCCTCGCCCTCGACGAACCGGGTCGGATCGAGCGTCTCGCCCTCCTCGATATCCTGCCGACCCTCGTTCAGTGGGAGCGGATCGAAGGCGATGGCGACGTGTCGGCGCATTGGGTCTCCCTGGCCCGGCCGGCACCCGGACCGGAGGAGGAGATCGGCCGGGATCCGGTCGCCTATTTCGAGGGGCTCTTGCGGCGATGGAGCAATGCCAAGAGCCTCGATCCCTTCGCCCCGGCCGCGCTCAAGCTCTATCGCGAGAACTGGAACGTGCCGGAGCGCATCCATGCCTTCTGCGAGGATTACCGGGCCGGCGCGACCCGCGACCGCGAGGCCGACCTCGACGATCTCTCGGCGGGCAAGACTCTCTCCTGTCCGACCCTGATCCTCACCGGGGACGGCTATCTCGATCATACGCACGAAAGCCCGTTGGCGGCCTGGCAGCGCACCTTCGCGCCGAAGGCCATATCCGCCGAGATCACATCGGGGCATTTCCTCGCCGAGGAGAATCCTTCCGCGACCCTCGAGGCCCTGCTGGGCTTCCTGAACGGCTGA